The Deltaproteobacteria bacterium DNA segment CTCCCCGAGCAGGTCCTCTCGGGCCTCTCGCACGAGCTGCGCACGCCGCTCAACGTCATCATGGGCTACTCGGCCATCCTGCGCGAGGAGGGCGAGGACACCCTCTCCGCGGAGCAACGTCTGGCGCTCGATCGCATCCAGTCGAACTCCGCGAGCCTGCTCGCCTACATCGAGACGATCCTCTACATGGCGGAGCTCGACCGCGGGTCGATGCCGGTCACGCGCGACGAGGTGCGGGTGACCGATCTCCTCGGACGGCTGGGCGCCGAGCTGGCGCCGCGCGCGCGCGCCAAGGGGCTCGGCTGGCGCCTCGACGCGCCCGCCGATCTCTCCCTCATGACCGACGAGGACAAGCTCGCGCGGCTGCTGCGCGCGCTCGCCGACAATGCGGTCCGCTACACCGCCGAGGGCGAGGTCGTGGTGGTGGCGCGCCCCGCGGCCACCGGCGTCACGCTCGAGATGCGGGATTCGGGGCCGGGGATCGCTCCCGAGCTGATCGTCGAGACCGAGGACGTGCTCGCCGGCCGCGCCCCGACGCGTCCCCCGCGGCTGCTCGGCTTCGGGCTTCGCCTGGCCGGGCGTCTCGTGCGCGTCCTCGGCGCGTCGCTCACCATGGCGGCGAGCCCCGAGGGCACCACGTGCCACCTCGTCGTGCCCGACCTTGCGGCCGCGGAGTACGACCGCACCGCGCAGGCCGCGACGGCTTGACACGTCTGGACCCGTCCGATACCTGCCGGACGGGACCTCCATGTCCGAGCTCGCCTCCGGCGGCGCCGTGGCCG contains these protein-coding regions:
- a CDS encoding response regulator; amino-acid sequence: MFSAPDPSAMSLRSRVLVVDDEMGVRESLRAILHGECEVITASSGEAALEVLGRESIEVMTLDLKMPGLGGIGVLERAKQIDPDLEVLIITGYGSLDTAVQGLRLRAFDYLSKPFDSAQVRRLVARAIARRAAMRRMNALPEQVLSGLSHELRTPLNVIMGYSAILREEGEDTLSAEQRLALDRIQSNSASLLAYIETILYMAELDRGSMPVTRDEVRVTDLLGRLGAELAPRARAKGLGWRLDAPADLSLMTDEDKLARLLRALADNAVRYTAEGEVVVVARPAATGVTLEMRDSGPGIAPELIVETEDVLAGRAPTRPPRLLGFGLRLAGRLVRVLGASLTMAASPEGTTCHLVVPDLAAAEYDRTAQAATA